One stretch of Stigmatella aurantiaca DNA includes these proteins:
- a CDS encoding serine hydrolase, whose translation MTSLLLVLLASSPAAPSLPEILQQRIAQVKGASVAVAYLNLGDSRDTVFLGAEASFHAASTMKVPVMIEFFRQVDAGKLSLDQPVPLANRFASIVDGSPYTLDATEDEDAALYERLGQAVPASELLKRMVTRSSNLATNTLIARVDAKRVTRTLRALGARSMTVLRGVEDAKAYAKGLNNTATARDLATLLAALEQGKAASPRSTQAMRDILLAQELNTLIPAGLPPGTPVAHKTGQITGVLHDAAIVYPPGRAPYVLVVLTRDIPEAPVAEALIADLARQVHAHAVRPLAKP comes from the coding sequence ATGACCTCCCTGCTCCTCGTGCTCCTCGCGTCCTCACCGGCGGCCCCTTCGCTGCCGGAGATCCTCCAGCAACGGATCGCCCAAGTGAAGGGGGCATCGGTGGCCGTCGCGTACCTGAATCTCGGTGATTCCCGGGACACGGTGTTTCTGGGGGCCGAGGCCTCCTTCCACGCGGCCAGCACGATGAAGGTGCCAGTGATGATCGAGTTCTTCCGGCAGGTGGACGCCGGGAAGCTGTCCCTGGATCAGCCCGTGCCCCTGGCCAACCGGTTCGCCTCCATCGTGGATGGCTCGCCGTACACGCTCGATGCGACGGAGGACGAGGATGCCGCGCTCTACGAGCGGCTGGGCCAGGCGGTGCCCGCGAGCGAACTGCTGAAGCGGATGGTCACCCGCTCCAGCAACCTCGCCACCAACACGCTCATCGCCCGGGTGGACGCCAAGCGCGTCACCCGCACGCTGCGGGCCCTGGGCGCCCGCTCGATGACGGTGCTGCGGGGCGTGGAGGATGCGAAGGCGTACGCGAAGGGGCTCAACAACACCGCGACGGCGAGAGACCTGGCCACGCTGCTCGCCGCCCTCGAACAGGGCAAGGCCGCCTCCCCCCGCTCCACCCAGGCCATGCGGGACATCCTCCTCGCGCAGGAGCTGAACACGCTCATCCCCGCGGGCCTCCCGCCCGGCACCCCGGTGGCCCACAAGACGGGGCAGATCACCGGCGTGCTCCACGACGCGGCCATCGTGTATCCGCCCGGCCGCGCCCCCTATGTGCTCGTGGTGCTCACCCGGGACATCCCCGAGGCCCCCGTGGCCGAGGCGCTCATCGCGGACCTCGCGCGCCAGGTGCATGCCCACGCGGTGCGGCCCCTCGCCAAGCCCTGA
- a CDS encoding response regulator, translated as MADFLNATILNVNDDDASRYVASRILEMGGYRVIEAGTGHEALKLAAQHRPDLIILDVKLPDIIGYEVASRLRASPDTASISVLHTSATFVTPDKRVQGLDAGADGYLTQPFEPAELIATVRSLLRLRHAERELRVRADQLTAADRRKDEFLAMLAHELRNPLAAIMTAIGILERKPTDDVKEARMRSIIQRQTHHLARLVDDLLDVSRITRGKVELRRERLDALSVLQQVIALIRPVAEGRGLQLESTLHEGPLWVEGDPTRLEQIFMNLLDNAAKYTDAGGRIFVQASQEGVDGNARAVVRIRDTGIGIPSHKLPDIFELFNQADESLERSRGGLGIGLTLVRNLVELHGGTIGATSGGTGQGSEFVVKLPLCAAVPVKAGQPKPLDGARHRRILLVEDNSDARQALKDLLELWGHQVQVAQDGREGVALALEARPDLALVDIGLPGLDGYRVAEELRARAGQNIRLVAITGYGGPEDRSRAHQAGFDHHMVKPVKPDELNRLLMNL; from the coding sequence GTGGCTGACTTCCTCAACGCCACCATTCTCAACGTCAACGACGACGACGCCAGCCGCTACGTCGCCAGCCGCATCCTCGAGATGGGCGGCTACCGCGTCATCGAGGCCGGCACCGGCCACGAGGCCCTGAAGCTCGCCGCGCAGCACCGCCCGGACCTCATCATCCTGGACGTGAAGCTGCCGGACATCATCGGCTACGAGGTAGCCTCGCGCCTGCGCGCCAGCCCCGACACGGCCTCCATCTCCGTGCTGCACACCTCCGCCACCTTCGTCACCCCGGACAAGCGCGTCCAGGGACTGGACGCGGGCGCGGACGGCTACCTCACCCAGCCCTTCGAGCCCGCGGAACTCATCGCCACCGTGCGCAGCCTCCTGCGCCTGCGCCACGCGGAGCGCGAGCTGCGCGTGCGCGCCGACCAGCTCACCGCCGCGGACCGCCGCAAGGACGAGTTCCTGGCCATGCTCGCCCACGAGCTGCGCAACCCGCTCGCCGCCATCATGACGGCCATCGGCATCCTGGAGCGCAAGCCCACCGACGACGTGAAGGAAGCGCGCATGCGCTCCATCATCCAGCGGCAGACGCACCACCTGGCGCGGCTCGTGGATGATTTGCTCGATGTCAGCCGGATTACCCGGGGCAAGGTGGAGCTGCGCCGGGAGCGGCTGGACGCGCTGTCCGTGCTCCAGCAAGTCATCGCCCTCATCCGTCCGGTGGCCGAGGGGCGGGGCCTGCAGCTGGAGAGCACGCTGCACGAGGGGCCCCTGTGGGTGGAGGGGGACCCCACGCGCCTGGAGCAGATCTTCATGAACCTGCTCGACAACGCGGCCAAGTACACGGACGCCGGGGGCCGCATCTTCGTGCAGGCCTCTCAGGAGGGCGTGGACGGCAACGCCCGGGCCGTGGTGCGCATCCGGGACACGGGCATTGGCATTCCCAGCCACAAGCTGCCCGACATCTTCGAGCTGTTCAACCAGGCGGACGAATCCCTGGAGCGCTCGCGCGGCGGCCTCGGCATCGGGCTGACCCTGGTGCGCAACCTGGTGGAGCTGCACGGGGGCACCATTGGCGCCACCAGCGGCGGCACCGGCCAGGGCAGCGAGTTCGTGGTGAAGCTGCCCCTGTGCGCCGCCGTCCCCGTCAAGGCCGGCCAGCCGAAGCCCCTGGACGGCGCCCGCCACCGGCGCATCCTGCTGGTGGAGGACAACTCGGACGCGCGCCAGGCGCTCAAGGACCTGCTGGAGCTGTGGGGCCACCAGGTGCAGGTGGCGCAGGATGGGAGGGAGGGCGTGGCCCTGGCGCTGGAGGCCCGCCCGGACCTGGCGCTGGTGGACATCGGGCTGCCGGGACTGGATGGATACCGGGTGGCGGAGGAGCTGAGGGCCCGGGCCGGGCAGAACATCCGCCTGGTGGCCATCACCGGCTACGGAGGCCCCGAGGATCGCTCGCGCGCGCACCAGGCGGGTTTCGACCACCACATGGTCAAGCCCGTGAAACCGGACGAGCTCAACCGGCTGTTGATGAACCTGTGA
- a CDS encoding prolipoprotein diacylglyceryl transferase, whose product MIPYVNPHSLKIGPIEPFGIFVALGIFLAARLIVKASERQGLDPNPVHDYSMWGVAGGVVMGHLVHLLLYHPEELSKSPFQLFKVWDGLSSFGGLLGGILAAIIFFRVRNVPFSRYADAFALGVVPGWGVARLGCFVAHDHPGTRTDFFLAVDFPTSIYGGPRHDLGLYDALLLFSLTGLLYALRNAGKLQGRLLHLTAIVYACGRFCFDFMRATDLSYVDARYFGLTPAQYSCFLLIIYGVWGLVTKRAPQNGTPAASSGAVGTAR is encoded by the coding sequence GTGATTCCCTACGTCAATCCGCACTCGCTGAAGATCGGCCCCATCGAGCCGTTCGGCATTTTCGTCGCGCTGGGCATCTTCCTGGCCGCCCGCCTCATCGTGAAGGCCTCGGAGCGGCAGGGGTTGGACCCCAACCCCGTGCACGACTACTCCATGTGGGGGGTGGCCGGCGGCGTCGTCATGGGGCACCTGGTGCACCTGCTGCTGTACCACCCGGAGGAGCTCTCCAAGAGCCCCTTCCAGCTCTTCAAGGTGTGGGACGGCCTGTCCTCCTTCGGCGGTCTGCTGGGCGGCATCCTCGCGGCCATCATCTTCTTCCGGGTGCGCAACGTGCCCTTCTCCCGGTACGCGGATGCCTTCGCGCTCGGGGTCGTCCCGGGGTGGGGCGTGGCCCGGCTCGGCTGCTTCGTCGCCCATGACCACCCGGGCACGCGCACGGACTTCTTCCTCGCCGTGGACTTCCCCACGTCCATCTACGGCGGCCCCCGGCATGACCTGGGGCTCTATGACGCCCTGCTGCTGTTCAGCCTCACGGGCCTGCTCTACGCCCTGCGCAACGCGGGCAAGCTCCAGGGCCGGCTCCTGCACCTGACGGCCATCGTCTATGCCTGCGGCCGCTTCTGCTTCGACTTCATGCGCGCCACCGACCTGAGCTACGTCGATGCGCGCTACTTCGGCCTCACCCCGGCCCAGTACAGCTGCTTCCTGCTCATCATCTACGGGGTCTGGGGGCTGGTGACCAAGCGCGCGCCCCAGAATGGCACCCCCGCGGCCTCCTCCGGCGCGGTGGGCACGGCGCGCTGA
- a CDS encoding rhodanese-like domain-containing protein, whose amino-acid sequence MTPKELSEKARQLVAGGAVLLDVRTPEEFRQGHPEQALNIPVQELPRRLAEVGAPGTKVVVYCASGGRSAMAAQLLRGGGYPDVFDLKSVTYW is encoded by the coding sequence ATGACTCCGAAAGAACTCTCAGAGAAGGCCCGGCAGCTCGTCGCCGGGGGCGCGGTGCTGCTGGATGTCCGGACGCCGGAGGAATTCCGGCAGGGCCACCCCGAGCAGGCGCTCAACATCCCCGTGCAGGAGCTGCCCCGGCGGCTCGCGGAGGTGGGCGCGCCGGGAACGAAGGTGGTGGTGTACTGCGCCAGCGGGGGCCGCAGCGCCATGGCCGCGCAGCTGCTGCGCGGCGGGGGCTACCCGGACGTCTTCGATCTGAAGTCCGTCACGTACTGGTAG
- a CDS encoding lipase family protein: MRLRSCQAVLGALCVGSLSLGCGPELASGEAQTAPALATHEAEAVSTAGFTPHFSQWLTANGYGGYNFVRTDISGASYGGKSSASDTVVNQPVIFIHGNSDKAIGTGTAGQTGWNASIEYFLSRGYKPSELYAMTWGPANAMLSSQQYHSKTYVMKVRKFIEAVKAYTGASKVDIVTHSMGVTLARKALLGGTANDALEGGAYTVGPALTSSVDTFVGIAGGNLGLTNCYTSGATTPTCGATNGLFPGSWAGAGPSAYLKNLQSSQGYEGAYRYALYSTADEVVGYGGLVYGAYTSRIPGQTGEKVYTGYPYGHFNSKDLTAEVQYEMVKNHRIP, translated from the coding sequence ATGCGTTTGCGCTCCTGCCAGGCCGTGCTGGGTGCGTTGTGCGTGGGCTCGCTGTCCCTGGGCTGCGGCCCGGAGCTCGCCTCCGGTGAGGCGCAAACCGCCCCCGCTCTGGCCACGCACGAGGCGGAGGCCGTCTCCACCGCGGGCTTCACCCCGCACTTCAGCCAGTGGCTGACGGCCAACGGCTACGGCGGCTACAACTTCGTCCGGACGGACATCTCGGGCGCCAGCTACGGCGGCAAGAGCAGCGCCAGCGACACCGTGGTGAACCAGCCCGTCATCTTCATCCACGGCAACTCGGACAAGGCCATCGGCACGGGGACCGCGGGCCAGACGGGCTGGAACGCCTCCATCGAGTACTTCCTGTCCCGGGGCTACAAGCCGAGCGAGCTCTACGCGATGACGTGGGGCCCGGCGAACGCGATGCTCTCGTCGCAGCAGTACCACTCGAAGACGTACGTGATGAAGGTCCGCAAGTTCATCGAGGCGGTGAAGGCGTACACCGGGGCCTCCAAAGTCGACATCGTCACCCACTCCATGGGCGTGACGCTGGCGCGCAAGGCGCTGCTCGGCGGCACCGCGAACGACGCGCTGGAGGGCGGCGCTTACACCGTCGGCCCGGCGCTCACGTCCTCGGTGGACACCTTCGTGGGCATCGCCGGCGGCAACCTGGGACTGACGAACTGCTACACCTCGGGGGCCACCACGCCCACGTGCGGCGCCACCAACGGCCTCTTTCCGGGAAGCTGGGCGGGCGCGGGCCCCTCGGCCTACCTGAAGAACCTCCAGTCCAGCCAGGGCTACGAGGGCGCCTACCGCTACGCGCTCTACTCCACGGCGGATGAGGTGGTGGGCTACGGCGGCCTCGTCTACGGCGCGTACACCTCCCGCATCCCGGGGCAGACGGGCGAGAAGGTGTACACGGGCTACCCGTACGGGCACTTCAACTCGAAGGACCTGACGGCAGAGGTGCAGTACGAGATGGTGAAGAACCACCGCATCCCGTAG
- a CDS encoding methyl-accepting chemotaxis protein translates to MKWRPGRRSLLTKLYIAMGMVALPLLLLHPLYVLPAVRAQLHADRVRTLRSVVETAYGVLELYQAKVTAGELSRAQAQAAAAQQLQELRYGKTEYFWVNDMSPRLVMHPHLPAMLGQDLTAYRDARGKAVFVDIVQLAKTQGEGAIAYAATRPGSKEPIPKESYVKLFAPWGWVLGTGVYVEDIEKEMAVMEQRLMVTVGAVLLLVAGVGWVFSRRVVRPVRMLSEAAKRVAAGDLNVTVPMDKEDEVGQLGHAFNTMVTGLRDTVQGIAAVADSTVAHADRIRRSSEVLAMITRQRSEQMKLVAESVQEMSRGMSQGAQQALLTAQAAESNGRVAAEGNEAVERSSRKIGELVQMVHRAAQMVARLQASSEVVGQMLQLIEDITTETNILAINTAIEAARAGESGKGFSVVAAEVRKLAERSRDVVSQIGHLLKQNQEETTAAAAQMRQGTLKVEEGVRLSTATGDALERIVSGAREIQSRVSTLASEGTRQSSSGQSLAHRIHSLSASAEDAVTGVEQITQSVLELHAQAQHLWTLAARFSPAEARTPLAPPSQDA, encoded by the coding sequence ATGAAGTGGAGACCGGGACGCCGCAGCCTGCTGACGAAGCTCTACATCGCCATGGGCATGGTGGCCCTGCCGCTGCTGTTGCTCCACCCGCTCTACGTGCTGCCCGCCGTCCGGGCCCAGCTGCACGCGGACCGGGTGCGCACCCTGCGCAGCGTGGTGGAGACCGCCTACGGCGTGCTGGAGCTGTACCAGGCGAAGGTCACCGCCGGGGAGCTGTCCCGGGCGCAGGCCCAGGCGGCCGCGGCCCAGCAGCTCCAGGAGCTGCGCTACGGCAAGACCGAATACTTCTGGGTCAACGATATGTCGCCACGGCTGGTGATGCATCCCCACCTGCCCGCCATGCTGGGCCAGGACCTGACAGCGTACCGGGATGCGCGCGGCAAGGCCGTCTTCGTGGACATCGTCCAGCTGGCGAAGACCCAGGGCGAGGGCGCCATCGCCTACGCCGCCACGCGCCCGGGCAGCAAGGAGCCCATCCCCAAGGAGTCCTACGTGAAGCTCTTCGCCCCCTGGGGGTGGGTGCTGGGCACGGGCGTGTACGTGGAGGACATCGAGAAGGAAATGGCCGTCATGGAGCAGCGCCTGATGGTGACGGTGGGCGCGGTGCTGCTGCTGGTGGCGGGGGTGGGCTGGGTCTTCTCCCGGCGGGTGGTGCGGCCCGTGCGCATGCTGTCGGAGGCCGCCAAGCGCGTGGCCGCGGGAGACCTCAACGTCACCGTCCCCATGGACAAGGAGGACGAGGTGGGCCAGCTCGGCCATGCCTTCAACACCATGGTGACGGGGCTCCGGGACACCGTGCAGGGCATCGCCGCGGTGGCCGACTCCACCGTGGCCCATGCCGACCGCATCCGGCGCTCCTCCGAGGTGCTCGCCATGATTACCCGCCAGCGCTCCGAGCAGATGAAGCTGGTGGCGGAGTCGGTGCAGGAGATGAGCCGGGGGATGTCTCAAGGCGCCCAGCAGGCGCTGCTCACCGCCCAGGCGGCCGAGAGCAACGGCCGCGTGGCGGCCGAGGGCAACGAGGCGGTGGAGCGCTCCTCGCGAAAAATCGGCGAGCTCGTCCAGATGGTGCACCGCGCCGCGCAGATGGTGGCGCGGCTCCAGGCCTCCAGCGAGGTGGTGGGGCAGATGTTGCAGCTCATCGAGGACATCACCACCGAGACGAACATCCTGGCCATCAACACCGCCATCGAGGCGGCGCGCGCGGGCGAGAGCGGCAAGGGCTTCAGCGTGGTGGCCGCCGAGGTGCGCAAGCTCGCCGAGCGCTCGCGCGACGTGGTGTCCCAGATCGGCCACCTGCTGAAACAGAACCAGGAGGAGACCACCGCCGCGGCGGCGCAGATGCGGCAGGGCACCCTGAAGGTGGAGGAGGGCGTGCGGCTGTCCACCGCCACGGGCGATGCCCTGGAGCGCATCGTCTCCGGCGCCCGGGAAATCCAGAGCCGGGTGAGCACCCTCGCCTCCGAGGGGACCCGGCAGTCCAGCTCGGGCCAGTCCCTCGCCCATCGCATCCACTCCCTGTCCGCCAGCGCGGAGGACGCGGTCACGGGGGTGGAGCAGATCACCCAGTCGGTGCTGGAGCTGCATGCGCAGGCCCAGCACCTGTGGACGCTCGCGGCCCGATTCTCACCCGCGGAGGCGCGCACGCCCCTTGCCCCCCCGTCGCAGGACGCGTGA
- a CDS encoding SDR family oxidoreductase produces MQLKDLKIVVTGGAQGMGAHFAQRLLEAGAQVAAGDISEDKLAALPAGIHRRRLDVSNEEDCTAFVNWAHGAMGGLNGLINNAGILRDSLLVKKDKTTGEVKKLSTADWNAVIGVNLTGATLMVREVVTKMVQTDQKPGVIVNMSSIARHGNRGQSNYVAAKASLAANTVTWSREFAPFGVRVGAVAPGMIETPMTQGMNQKARDALVAAIPVGRVGLPEDIWLAVKFILECDYFNGRTIDVDGGLAF; encoded by the coding sequence ATGCAGCTCAAGGACCTGAAGATCGTGGTGACGGGCGGAGCCCAGGGCATGGGCGCGCACTTCGCGCAGCGGCTGCTCGAGGCCGGGGCCCAGGTCGCCGCCGGCGACATCAGCGAGGACAAGCTCGCCGCGCTGCCCGCGGGGATTCACCGCCGAAGGCTGGATGTCTCCAACGAGGAGGACTGCACGGCCTTCGTGAACTGGGCGCACGGGGCCATGGGCGGCCTCAACGGCCTCATCAACAACGCGGGCATCCTCCGGGACTCGCTCCTGGTGAAGAAGGACAAGACCACCGGCGAGGTGAAGAAGCTGAGCACCGCAGACTGGAACGCCGTCATCGGCGTGAACCTGACGGGCGCCACCCTCATGGTGCGCGAGGTCGTCACCAAGATGGTGCAGACGGATCAAAAGCCGGGCGTCATCGTGAACATGTCCTCCATCGCGCGGCACGGAAACCGTGGCCAGTCCAACTACGTCGCGGCCAAGGCCTCGCTGGCGGCCAACACCGTCACCTGGTCGCGCGAGTTCGCCCCGTTCGGCGTCCGCGTGGGCGCCGTGGCCCCCGGCATGATCGAGACACCGATGACCCAGGGCATGAACCAGAAGGCCCGGGACGCGCTGGTGGCCGCCATCCCCGTGGGCCGCGTCGGCCTGCCCGAGGACATCTGGCTCGCCGTGAAGTTCATCCTCGAGTGCGACTACTTCAACGGCCGCACCATCGACGTGGACGGCGGCCTCGCCTTCTGA
- a CDS encoding alpha/beta fold hydrolase, which translates to MTTSRAVPALLLAAVLASGCVRSYRSQPPLDFQDFPYTSLEGQPWPLQRVPLPKTAEAYQLASVPQVAYVELNPQGARTLVFIHGLGSYLKFWRYQLDAFAQQGYRVVAVDLPGYGKSDKPATFPYTMEAMADAVRELVQTLGVERPILVGHSMGGQTALSYAIRYPEEPAALVLTSPAGFEKFSDKEKRWFRRSLTSAFIKSSPEYNLWGSVRQSNFARWRPELEWLIEERVRVVNTPAFDAYAYANVRTVDGLAHNDFVRDNLGRVQAPALIVFGEDDRLIPNPFLHGGWTRDIMAYGHAGLRGSSLVGLARCGHSVQLDCPQEYNAAVSTFLGALAPAP; encoded by the coding sequence ATGACGACTTCTCGCGCCGTCCCGGCCCTGCTGCTCGCCGCCGTGCTCGCCTCGGGGTGTGTCCGCTCCTACCGCTCCCAGCCGCCCCTGGACTTCCAGGACTTTCCCTACACCTCGCTCGAGGGCCAGCCCTGGCCGCTCCAGCGCGTGCCGCTGCCCAAGACGGCGGAGGCCTACCAGCTGGCCTCCGTGCCGCAGGTGGCCTACGTGGAGCTCAACCCCCAGGGGGCCCGCACGCTCGTGTTCATCCACGGGCTGGGCTCGTACCTGAAGTTCTGGCGCTACCAGCTCGATGCCTTCGCGCAGCAGGGCTACCGCGTGGTGGCGGTGGACCTGCCCGGCTACGGCAAGTCCGACAAGCCCGCCACGTTCCCGTACACCATGGAGGCCATGGCGGACGCGGTGCGCGAGCTGGTGCAGACGCTGGGCGTGGAGCGGCCCATCCTGGTGGGGCACTCCATGGGCGGGCAGACGGCGCTCTCCTACGCCATCCGCTACCCCGAGGAGCCCGCCGCGCTCGTGCTCACCTCGCCGGCCGGCTTCGAGAAGTTCTCCGACAAGGAGAAGCGCTGGTTCCGGCGCTCGCTCACCTCTGCCTTCATCAAGTCCTCGCCCGAGTACAACCTCTGGGGCAGCGTGCGGCAGTCCAACTTCGCCCGCTGGCGCCCGGAGCTGGAGTGGCTCATCGAGGAGCGCGTGCGCGTGGTGAACACCCCCGCGTTCGATGCCTACGCCTACGCCAACGTGCGCACCGTGGACGGGCTCGCGCACAACGACTTCGTGCGCGACAACCTGGGCCGCGTCCAGGCGCCCGCGCTCATCGTCTTCGGCGAGGACGACCGGCTCATTCCCAACCCCTTCCTCCACGGGGGCTGGACCCGGGACATCATGGCGTACGGCCACGCGGGGCTGCGGGGCTCGTCGCTGGTGGGGCTCGCGCGCTGCGGCCACTCGGTGCAGCTCGACTGCCCCCAGGAGTACAACGCGGCGGTGTCCACGTTCCTGGGGGCGCTGGCGCCCGCGCCCTGA
- a CDS encoding helix-turn-helix transcriptional regulator — protein MDKELASTIGAAARAARMRLELTQADVAERIDVATEVYGRLERGGMLPSVQTLLKLCHELNVSSDELLGLAQLSPVNRISEAPTPPAERPEIRRLLRSMRQLDPAHIKLLGLVAKALLRR, from the coding sequence ATGGACAAAGAACTCGCATCGACAATCGGCGCTGCGGCGCGTGCCGCCCGGATGCGCCTGGAGCTGACACAGGCAGACGTGGCGGAGCGCATCGACGTGGCGACGGAGGTGTACGGGCGTCTCGAGCGCGGGGGCATGCTTCCCAGCGTCCAGACCCTGCTGAAGCTGTGCCACGAGCTGAACGTCTCCTCCGATGAGCTGCTGGGCCTGGCGCAGCTCAGCCCCGTCAACCGCATCTCGGAAGCGCCCACGCCCCCGGCCGAGCGGCCGGAAATCCGCCGGCTGCTGCGCAGCATGCGCCAGCTGGATCCGGCTCACATCAAGCTGCTGGGACTGGTGGCCAAGGCGCTGCTGCGCCGCTAA
- the popC gene encoding subtilisin-like protease PopC, producing MRSYLLVSKESIETQARDGVRGTARGERQLLRSTALRFGGAERAAEALQQLGLRSATLPGARPAVKQAANRKTGRTRGNIVAAQATPIPGPVQELTGLENGSYRYMPLIGATMAHFYSDQAERAARGELEDDFEFVPDVVPLSFPGPVAGQTGPRNRGMASLSEREWPAECGVSLAHAEGIRGAGVMLGILDTGVDADHPEHASKVIQFRYVSLFPNSPHTPARDIRGFDPSGHGTHVSGIAAGVHHGVAPEVDLYVASVIESETIRTSLGRVAAGMDWLLHQFSRPENASRPAVVNMSLGFPVQCPPGISEADYRLNLRALQSMIRRLLDSNVLPVVAAGNSGPNTVGYPAGFPEALAIGAVDFDRRVASFSASGAVGKRVVPDAMGYGVNIYSSTERRCNNQAFYERMSGTSMAAPYVAGIAALYRCRAPDLTAAEVRDLILGNTIKLPRSSVHRTGKGLAVYR from the coding sequence ATGAGGTCCTATCTGTTGGTTTCCAAGGAGAGCATCGAAACCCAGGCGCGCGATGGGGTCAGGGGGACCGCGCGCGGCGAGCGTCAGTTGCTGCGGTCCACAGCGCTGCGCTTCGGAGGCGCCGAGCGGGCGGCCGAGGCCCTGCAGCAGCTCGGGCTGCGGTCGGCGACGCTGCCGGGCGCCCGGCCTGCCGTGAAGCAGGCAGCGAACCGGAAGACCGGGCGCACCCGGGGCAACATCGTCGCCGCCCAGGCCACGCCCATCCCCGGGCCGGTGCAGGAGCTGACCGGGCTGGAGAACGGCTCGTACCGGTACATGCCGCTCATCGGCGCGACGATGGCGCACTTCTACTCGGATCAGGCCGAGCGCGCCGCGCGTGGGGAGCTGGAGGACGACTTCGAGTTCGTCCCGGACGTGGTGCCCCTCTCGTTCCCCGGCCCGGTGGCCGGGCAGACGGGCCCCCGCAACCGCGGCATGGCCTCGCTGTCCGAGCGCGAGTGGCCGGCCGAGTGCGGCGTGTCCCTGGCGCACGCGGAGGGCATCCGCGGCGCGGGCGTCATGCTGGGCATCCTCGACACCGGCGTGGACGCAGACCACCCCGAGCACGCCAGCAAGGTCATCCAGTTCCGCTACGTCTCGCTGTTCCCCAACTCGCCGCACACGCCGGCGCGCGACATCCGCGGGTTTGATCCGTCGGGCCACGGCACGCACGTGTCGGGCATCGCCGCGGGGGTGCACCATGGCGTCGCCCCCGAGGTGGACCTCTATGTCGCCTCGGTCATCGAGTCGGAGACCATCCGCACCAGCCTGGGGCGGGTGGCGGCGGGCATGGACTGGCTGCTGCACCAGTTCTCCCGCCCGGAGAACGCCTCGCGGCCGGCCGTGGTGAACATGTCGCTGGGCTTCCCGGTGCAGTGTCCGCCGGGCATCAGCGAGGCCGACTACCGGCTGAACCTGCGCGCCCTGCAGAGCATGATTCGCCGGCTGCTCGACAGCAACGTGCTGCCCGTTGTTGCGGCAGGCAACAGTGGACCCAACACGGTTGGTTACCCAGCAGGCTTTCCAGAGGCACTGGCCATCGGTGCAGTCGACTTTGACCGCCGAGTGGCCAGTTTCTCGGCCAGTGGCGCTGTAGGGAAGCGGGTTGTACCGGACGCCATGGGGTACGGTGTTAACATCTACTCAAGCACCGAGCGGCGCTGCAACAACCAGGCTTTTTATGAGAGAATGAGTGGCACCAGCATGGCTGCCCCTTATGTAGCGGGTATCGCAGCACTGTATCGTTGCCGTGCTCCTGACTTGACGGCGGCCGAAGTCAGGGATTTGATACTGGGCAACACGATCAAGCTTCCTCGCTCGTCGGTTCACCGCACAGGCAAGGGCTTGGCTGTATATCGGTGA
- the popD gene encoding PopC secretion inhibitor PopD gives MAMSRKQSGSGKSLYALPRASPRVRPLPGHSGGDPASSEWIDVMVMPAEDRMPARPVASAPRSRAELYRDGQAASAQFRDSLMDWLKAHHLLGAVRAVSEPGGSLPMLTLRCAPRVLDQLRRAPEFEAGTAMSLELHS, from the coding sequence ATGGCCATGAGCAGGAAACAGAGCGGATCCGGAAAGAGCCTGTACGCTTTACCGCGCGCGTCTCCCCGGGTTCGGCCCCTGCCGGGCCACAGCGGCGGTGACCCCGCGTCATCGGAGTGGATTGACGTGATGGTCATGCCGGCGGAGGACCGGATGCCCGCACGCCCGGTCGCCTCGGCGCCCCGGAGCCGGGCCGAGCTGTACCGTGACGGCCAGGCCGCCAGCGCTCAATTTCGCGACAGCCTCATGGATTGGCTCAAGGCGCACCACCTGCTGGGCGCGGTCCGGGCCGTCAGTGAGCCCGGTGGCTCGCTTCCCATGTTGACCTTGCGCTGTGCGCCCCGCGTGTTGGACCAGTTGCGGCGCGCTCCCGAGTTCGAAGCCGGCACAGCCATGTCGCTCGAACTGCACTCCTGA